The Bos mutus isolate GX-2022 chromosome 7, NWIPB_WYAK_1.1, whole genome shotgun sequence genome window below encodes:
- the LOC102278084 gene encoding large ribosomal subunit protein eL39 codes for MSSHKTFRIKRFLAKKQKQNRPIPQWIRMKTGNKIRYNSKRRHWRRTKLGL; via the coding sequence ATGTCTTCTCACAAGACTTTCAGGATCAAGCGATTCCTggccaagaaacaaaagcagaatcgTCCCATTCCTCAatggattcgaatgaaaactggcAATAAAATCAGGTACAACTCCAAGAGAAGACATTGGAGAAGAACCAAGCTGGGTCTATAA